A part of Candidatus Hydrogenedens sp. genomic DNA contains:
- a CDS encoding 1-acyl-sn-glycerol-3-phosphate acyltransferase, translating into MGWKVQGPPPPYPKYVVIFAPHTSNWDGLVGILCSFALRVRGNWLGKGSLFKGIFGWFLKRIGGIPVDRSTPHRFVEQAVELFEGNEQVVLAIAPEGTREFSDHWKSGFYHIAYHAKVPIVFGFWDYKTKRVGNSGVALIPTGNIEEDLKIIRDTYNQFLPKYPECRSLVQFKETQILKINKPSDQNHK; encoded by the coding sequence TTGGGTTGGAAGGTACAAGGTCCTCCTCCTCCCTACCCTAAATATGTTGTTATTTTTGCACCTCATACATCTAATTGGGATGGATTGGTAGGAATTTTATGTAGTTTTGCATTAAGGGTTCGTGGAAATTGGTTAGGCAAAGGTTCTTTATTCAAAGGTATTTTTGGTTGGTTTTTGAAAAGAATTGGAGGAATTCCCGTAGACCGTTCTACACCTCATCGATTTGTAGAACAGGCAGTTGAACTTTTTGAAGGAAATGAACAAGTGGTTCTCGCTATTGCACCTGAAGGCACAAGGGAATTTAGCGACCATTGGAAAAGCGGTTTTTATCATATTGCCTATCATGCAAAAGTTCCTATTGTTTTCGGCTTCTGGGATTATAAAACTAAGAGAGTTGGAAATTCTGGTGTTGCGTTAATACCAACAGGAAATATAGAAGAGGATTTAAAAATCATTCGCGATACATATAATCAATTCTTGCCGAAATATCCTGAATGTAGAAGCCTCGTTCAATTTAAAGAAACACAAATCTTGAAAATAAACAAACCCTCAGACCAAAACCACAAATAA
- a CDS encoding aminotransferase class III-fold pyridoxal phosphate-dependent enzyme: protein MQVYNYSESQKWFERATRVIPCGVYGHFSPAPCVPTNAYPFFSTRADGCRFWDVDGNEFIDYMCAYGPMIMGYHNPVVDEAFINQLKQADANSIASTKMVELAEFLVDLIPVADWAFFAKNGADVTNYAVMIARAETGRKKIIAIKGGYHGTAPWMQGIGHPGVTEEDVANVIRIPWNDLKALEQALEENYGQVAGFISSPYHHPVFADNEYPAEGYWDSVQKLLKKHGVVLISDDVRAGFRLHLGGSNEYFKFKPDLICFCKAIGNGYPISALVGKEELKVTASKVFHTGSYWYSAAFMAAAIANLQELKRLKAPEYLEQLGNKFNEGLIKLAKDYGFNLKVTGHPAMAYYRITDDPSLQLHQRWCAECTKRGAFFTSHHNWFLSMAHTDADIQKTWNICEEAFKVLKSSI, encoded by the coding sequence ATGCAAGTTTACAACTATTCGGAAAGTCAAAAATGGTTTGAAAGAGCAACTCGTGTTATTCCTTGTGGGGTATACGGACATTTCAGTCCAGCTCCCTGTGTTCCGACAAATGCTTATCCCTTTTTCAGCACTCGTGCTGATGGGTGCAGATTCTGGGATGTAGATGGAAATGAATTTATTGATTATATGTGTGCTTATGGTCCGATGATTATGGGCTATCACAACCCTGTAGTAGATGAAGCATTTATAAATCAATTGAAACAGGCCGACGCCAATAGTATTGCTTCTACAAAAATGGTAGAGTTAGCAGAGTTTTTAGTTGATTTAATTCCTGTAGCGGATTGGGCATTTTTTGCTAAGAATGGAGCCGATGTAACGAACTATGCAGTGATGATAGCCCGTGCAGAGACAGGCAGAAAAAAAATTATAGCCATCAAAGGAGGGTATCACGGAACAGCGCCCTGGATGCAGGGGATTGGTCATCCCGGGGTCACCGAAGAAGATGTAGCCAATGTTATTCGGATTCCCTGGAATGATTTGAAGGCACTGGAACAAGCATTAGAAGAAAACTATGGGCAGGTTGCTGGTTTTATATCCTCTCCATATCATCATCCTGTGTTTGCAGATAATGAATATCCCGCAGAAGGTTATTGGGATAGCGTTCAGAAGTTATTGAAAAAACATGGTGTTGTTTTAATCAGTGATGATGTTCGGGCGGGTTTTCGACTTCATTTAGGCGGTTCTAATGAATATTTCAAATTTAAACCTGACTTAATATGTTTTTGTAAAGCCATTGGTAATGGCTATCCTATATCTGCCCTTGTAGGCAAAGAAGAATTAAAAGTAACCGCATCCAAAGTATTTCATACCGGTAGTTATTGGTATTCTGCTGCTTTTATGGCAGCTGCAATAGCCAATCTTCAAGAATTAAAAAGATTAAAAGCACCCGAATATCTTGAGCAATTGGGAAATAAGTTTAATGAAGGTTTAATTAAGTTAGCCAAAGATTATGGATTTAATTTAAAAGTTACAGGGCACCCTGCTATGGCATACTATCGAATTACAGATGACCCCAGTCTACAACTTCATCAAAGATGGTGTGCAGAATGCACAAAACGAGGAGCCTTCTTTACTTCCCACCACAATTGGTTCTTATCTATGGCTCATACTGATGCCGATATCCAAAAAACATGGAATATTTGCGAGGAAGCATTTAAGGTTTTAAAATCATCTATATAA
- a CDS encoding transketolase, which produces MPLTEQEHKELKTIAKKIRKDIVDVTHWSGGSHIGGSLSMVDFMVVLYWKYMRIDPKNPSWEDRDRLVLSKGHGGVGHAVILANRGYFDFELLKEFNQFGSAFGMHLDSKKATGVEASTGSMGHGLSQALGMALGARVLKKDWKIYAVLGDGECNEGSIWESAMAANHYKTSNLIGFLDRNHMMIDGPTESVMSLEPIDKKWEAFGWYTQVINGHDMVQICNAIDKALKHTEGPSMIICDTIKGKGVDFMENNPAWHYGGLNAEQAEKAKLSIDKMYPDVP; this is translated from the coding sequence ATGCCCTTAACAGAACAAGAACACAAAGAACTAAAAACCATTGCTAAAAAGATAAGAAAAGACATCGTCGATGTTACCCATTGGTCAGGTGGAAGCCATATCGGTGGGTCTTTAAGTATGGTGGATTTTATGGTCGTTCTTTACTGGAAATATATGCGAATAGACCCTAAAAATCCATCGTGGGAAGACAGGGACCGTCTTGTATTGAGTAAAGGACATGGGGGTGTAGGACATGCTGTCATTCTTGCGAACCGTGGTTACTTTGATTTTGAATTACTAAAAGAATTCAATCAATTTGGGTCTGCTTTTGGTATGCATTTAGATTCTAAAAAAGCTACGGGAGTTGAAGCATCAACCGGTTCTATGGGACATGGTCTTTCTCAAGCATTGGGAATGGCTTTAGGTGCCCGCGTATTAAAGAAAGATTGGAAAATTTATGCGGTTCTTGGTGATGGGGAATGTAACGAAGGTTCAATCTGGGAGTCGGCCATGGCGGCAAATCACTATAAGACCAGCAATCTTATCGGTTTTTTAGACCGCAATCACATGATGATAGATGGACCTACTGAGTCGGTTATGAGTTTAGAACCTATTGATAAAAAATGGGAAGCCTTTGGTTGGTATACACAGGTTATTAATGGTCATGATATGGTCCAGATATGCAATGCTATAGATAAGGCACTTAAACATACCGAAGGGCCTTCTATGATTATATGTGATACCATCAAAGGCAAAGGTGTTGATTTTATGGAAAATAATCCGGCATGGCATTATGGCGGACTTAACGCTGAACAAGCAGAAAAAGCAAAACTTTCCATAGATAAAATGTATCCAGATGTACCTTAA
- a CDS encoding transketolase C-terminal domain-containing protein: MSPVGGLTWTVYDADKMTQAETYGLVLSELGKMNPKIVGLSADLAKSTKIGKFGEKFPERFFNLGIAEQNMFGVAAGLAKVGLLPFVSTFSVFASMRAVEFLRTDVCYQNLNVKIIATHGGTSFGSAGTTHHSIEDLSIIRAIPNIKLIVPADAVETALAVQACVEVEGPVYIRIGRSFEPRVYQTDQYGFQIGKAVEMKSGTDVTVIACGAVVYHAVEAANILEREDGISVRVLNMHTIKPIDREAILKALMETRRIVTFEDHNVIGGLGSAVSEVIAESGKACAFTKVGIPDQFTPHGYPEDLMHYYKIDTDGIVEKVRELLGKEFEKEEDWEDEY; the protein is encoded by the coding sequence ATGAGCCCTGTGGGAGGTTTAACATGGACGGTATATGATGCCGACAAAATGACCCAAGCAGAAACATACGGACTTGTTTTAAGCGAATTGGGAAAAATGAATCCCAAAATAGTGGGTCTTTCTGCAGACTTAGCCAAATCTACCAAAATTGGTAAATTCGGGGAAAAATTCCCTGAGCGTTTTTTTAACTTAGGAATAGCTGAACAAAATATGTTTGGCGTTGCGGCAGGTTTAGCCAAGGTAGGACTTCTACCTTTTGTTTCTACATTCTCCGTTTTTGCATCCATGCGTGCGGTAGAGTTTTTAAGGACGGATGTCTGCTATCAAAACCTAAATGTAAAAATTATAGCAACTCATGGTGGGACTTCCTTTGGCTCTGCGGGAACAACCCATCATTCCATCGAAGACCTTTCCATTATTCGCGCTATCCCCAATATAAAACTTATCGTTCCTGCGGATGCGGTAGAAACTGCATTAGCAGTTCAGGCATGTGTTGAAGTTGAAGGTCCTGTATATATACGGATTGGACGCAGTTTCGAACCTCGCGTGTATCAAACAGACCAATATGGTTTCCAGATTGGCAAAGCGGTAGAAATGAAATCGGGCACGGATGTAACGGTTATAGCCTGTGGTGCTGTTGTTTATCACGCTGTAGAAGCAGCCAATATATTGGAACGGGAAGATGGTATATCGGTCCGCGTATTGAATATGCATACCATTAAACCTATTGACCGTGAAGCCATCTTAAAAGCACTCATGGAAACAAGAAGAATTGTTACCTTTGAAGACCATAATGTTATTGGCGGTTTAGGTAGTGCGGTTAGCGAAGTAATAGCGGAAAGTGGAAAAGCCTGTGCCTTTACCAAAGTAGGGATACCCGACCAGTTTACACCTCACGGCTATCCGGAAGACTTAATGCACTATTATAAAATTGATACAGATGGAATAGTAGAAAAGGTTAGGGAATTGCTTGGAAAAGAATTTGAAAAAGAAGAAGACTGGGAGGATGAATACTAA
- the nhaC gene encoding Na+/H+ antiporter NhaC, with the protein MKQEVTLKLALIPCIFLISLLIINVWIFGDEATSGPCQVALLISSIIGGIIGHIKLGLSYREIERNAIHSIVLAMEAIIILLIVGATIALWIQGGIVPSIIYYGIQILTAKSFPIVACIICSIISLAIGSSWSTMGTIGVALMGIGKALGYSDPLVAGAIISGAYLGDKMSPLSDTTNLAPAVSGTNLFGHIKNMLNTTIPAYTLTLIIFLCIGLFSHTYGQDIHQTDEIIRGLKEHFFIHWFFFIVPIIVIFLAIKQTPAIPALTVGCILGGILAFAFQNGYPESINQIPSFVSKNYKSIIHVAYHGYKLESGVPILDDLLSTGGMERMFSTISLIIMAMLFGGVMEATGMLQKIAESILNYVHSAGGLMASTVLSCIIFNILAAEQYLAIVIPGRMYRASYMARHLDMRNLSRTLEDGATVTSVLVPWNTCGAFASSVLGISTFHYLPFCFFNWITPIVSILMSMMNYNIIPAEKQDDEIQQSKE; encoded by the coding sequence ATGAAACAGGAAGTAACATTAAAATTAGCATTAATCCCGTGTATTTTTCTCATTTCCTTGTTAATTATTAATGTCTGGATATTTGGAGATGAGGCTACTTCTGGACCGTGTCAGGTTGCACTTCTAATCTCCTCTATCATAGGAGGGATTATTGGGCATATAAAATTAGGGCTTTCTTACAGAGAAATAGAGAGAAATGCCATTCATTCTATTGTTCTTGCGATGGAAGCCATCATCATCCTTCTTATTGTGGGTGCGACAATTGCCTTATGGATTCAAGGAGGTATTGTTCCAAGTATTATTTATTATGGCATCCAGATATTAACAGCCAAATCCTTTCCTATTGTAGCATGCATTATTTGTTCCATTATTTCATTAGCCATTGGTAGTAGTTGGTCTACCATGGGAACGATTGGTGTAGCCCTTATGGGGATTGGAAAGGCTTTGGGCTATTCAGACCCCCTGGTTGCAGGGGCTATTATTTCAGGTGCCTATCTCGGAGATAAAATGTCTCCCCTATCCGATACGACCAATTTAGCACCTGCTGTTAGCGGAACTAATCTTTTTGGACATATAAAGAACATGTTAAATACAACCATACCTGCTTACACTTTAACTCTGATTATTTTCCTTTGTATTGGATTGTTTTCACATACTTACGGACAGGATATTCATCAAACGGATGAAATAATTCGTGGATTAAAAGAGCATTTTTTTATTCATTGGTTTTTCTTTATCGTCCCCATAATTGTTATTTTTCTTGCTATAAAGCAAACACCTGCAATACCGGCTCTTACTGTCGGTTGTATTTTAGGAGGAATTCTTGCCTTTGCTTTTCAAAATGGCTATCCTGAAAGTATAAACCAAATTCCTTCATTTGTTTCTAAAAATTATAAAAGTATCATTCATGTGGCTTATCATGGTTATAAATTAGAGAGTGGAGTTCCCATCCTTGATGATTTATTATCTACGGGTGGTATGGAAAGAATGTTTTCTACAATTTCTCTTATTATTATGGCTATGTTATTTGGAGGAGTAATGGAAGCCACAGGAATGCTTCAGAAGATAGCGGAATCCATATTAAATTATGTTCATTCTGCAGGAGGTTTAATGGCTTCTACCGTGTTGAGTTGTATTATCTTTAACATATTAGCGGCAGAACAATATTTAGCCATTGTTATCCCAGGAAGGATGTATCGAGCCTCATATATGGCACGCCATCTGGATATGAGAAACTTATCTCGAACATTAGAAGATGGTGCTACTGTAACCTCTGTGTTGGTACCATGGAATACCTGTGGGGCTTTTGCAAGTTCTGTCTTAGGAATCTCCACATTTCATTATCTCCCCTTCTGTTTCTTTAACTGGATAACGCCCATAGTATCCATTCTTATGTCTATGATGAATTATAATATTATTCCTGCTGAAAAACAGGACGATGAAATACAACAAAGCAAAGAATGA